From the genome of Halomonas sp. LR3S48:
TGCCCCCGCGGCGCCCGCCGCGGCGCTCGGCGCGCTTGACCTTCTTGCCACCACCACGGCGACGCTCCTCGCGATCACCGCGGTCGTCCTCCTCGCGGTCGTGACGCCCCTTCTTGGCCGAAGCCTTCTTGGGCGGCGCGGTGCGGCGATCGGTGCGGCCCTCCTTGGGCGGCGCCGGCGGCTCGGATTCTCCGGCCGGCTCAGTGGACGCCTCCAACTCGGGAACCGGAACCTCGGGCTCGGCAGCAGCCTGGGACGGCTCGACCTTGGCTGCCTCCTCGCTGGCCGCCTGCTCGGCGGCACGCGCTTCGGCCTGCTCGGCTTCCAGTGCCTCCTGAGCCTCACGCTTGGCCTGCGAGTCGGCCATGTCGCCCACCAGCTGGCGCGGTCCGCTCTCTTCCACCAGCTCGGGCGCAGAGGCCTCTTCCTCCTCGGCACGCTTGACGTAGGTACGCTTCTTGCGCACCTGAACCTCGATGGTCTTGCCCCGCTCCCCGGTCTTGATCCGGCTGCGAGTCTTGCGCGTCAGCGTGATACGGTTGCGCGCGCCGGCACCAGCGCCGCTACCGCCATGACTCTTGGTCAGGTAGTCGAGCAGCTTGCGCTTGTCCTCTTCGGACACGGCATCGCTTTCGGACTTGTGCTCGAGCCCGGCTTCTTTCATCTGTTCCAGCAGGCGAGGCACGTCGCGCCCCACCTTCGCTGCAAAATCCTTAACGGTCATTTCCGACATCTCGACCCTCCTCAGCCCGTGACCCGTTTACTGTTCGTTCTCGAACCAGGGCGCACGGGCAGTCATGATCAGTGCTGCAGCGCGCTCCTCGTCCATGCCCTCAATGTCCATCAAATCGTCGACGGACTGCTCGGCGAGGTCCTCCATGGTGACGATGCCCCGGCTCGCCAGGATAAAGGCCAGGTGACGCTCCATGCCGTCCATCTCCAGCAGGTCGTCGGCCGGCTGTGCGCCGTCCAGCGCCTCCTCGGAGGCGATGGCCAGCGTCAGCAGCTCATCCTTGGCGCGAGCGCGCAATTCTTCCACCAACTCTTCGTCGAGCTCCTCGATCTCGAGGATCTCCTCGAGGGGCACGTAAGCGATTTCCTCCAGCGTGGTGAAGCCCTCCTCCACCAGCAGCCGGGCGAGGTCGTCCTCGATCTCCAGATGCTGAATGAAATGCTCGACCAGGCTATCGATCTCCTGCTCGCGCTTGTCTTCCGCCTCATCCTCGGTCATGACGTTGATTCGCCAGCCGGTGAGTTCGGAGGCCAGACGTACGTTCTGGCCACTGCGGCCAATGGCCTGAGCCAGGTTGTCCTCGGCCACCGCCACGTCCATGGCGTGGGCATCCTCATCGACCAGGATCGAGCCGACGTCCGCCGGCGCCATGGCATTGATGACGAGCTGGGCGGGATTGTCGTCCCACAGGATGATGTCGACCCGCTCATTCTGCAGCTCGCTCGATACCGCCTGGACGCGGGAACCGCGCATGCCCACGCAGGCACCGACCGGATCGATGCGGCGGTCGTTGGTCTTGACCGCAATCTTGGCCCGCGAGCCAGGGTCACGCGCAGCGCCCTTGATCTCGATGAGCTGCTCGGCAATCTCCGGCACCTCGATCTTGAACAGCTCGATGATCAGTTCGGGGCAGGTGCGCGACAGGATCAGCTGGGCGCCGCGCGCCTCGGCGTCGACCTTGGTCAGCAGCGCACGTACACGGTCATTCATGCGGTAGCGCTCGCCGGGGATCATCTCGCTACGCGGCAGGAAGGCCTCGGCATTGTCGCCCAGATCGATGATCAGGCCGTCGCGGGTGGTCTTCTTGACGATGCCGGCCACCAGCTCGCCTTCGCGTTCGGCATACTGCCGTACCACTTCGGCACGCTCGGCCTCGCGCACCTTCTGCACGATGACCTGCTTGGCGGTCTGGGCCGCAATGCGCCCGAAAGCGGCGTTCTCGATCTGCTCCTCGACCACGTCGCCCAGCGTGAGCGGGGGATCGCGGCGCTCGGCGAAGGACTGCTTGATCTCGGCGTCCGGGTTCTCGAACTCGTCATCCTCCACCACTTCCCAGCGGCGGAAGGTCTCGTAGTCGCCGGTTTGGCGATCGATGTGCACGCGTACGCTGACCTCGTGCCCTTCGAAGCGCTTGCGTGACGCACTTGCCAGTGCCGCTTCGACGGCCTCGAAGATCACTTGGCGCGGAACGCCCTTCTCATTTGAGATCGCATCCACGACCGTCAGAATTTCTTTACTCATGCCTATGCCTCGCCAGAAAACCTGTTCTTGTGCACCAGCCTTGGCCGGCGACTCAGTCTTCGAACCGGGGAACCACCCGCGCCTGATCGATGCTTTCGATCGGAAAGCAGTACTCTTCGCCGTCCAGCTGCAGCAGCACCTCGTCTTCCTCGACGCCGGCCAGCAACCCCTGGAACTTGCGCCGCCCGTCGAACGGTACGCGCAGCTTCAGCGCCACCTGATGTCCGGCAAACCGTGCGAACTGGTCGAGGGTGAAGAGCGGACGGTCCATGCCCGGCGACGACACCTCCAGGCGATACTCCCCGGGAATGGGATCCTCCACGTCGAGCACGGCACTGACCTGGCGACTGACATCGGCGCAGTGATCCACGCTCACACCGTCGGCATGATCAATGTAGATCACAAGGCGGGAATGCTTGCCCTGGGGGCGATAATCGATGCCCCAGAGCTCGAAACCCATGGCGGTTACCACCGGCTCGATCAGCGCATACAGCGCAGCGTCCTTGAGTGCCACAGAGAAAGCTCCTACAGCCGTTGCATCAGGCACCTGGCCGGGAGTGAACAGGAAAGCTAGGTGGCTGATTGGCGTTGCCCGAACAAGCACTGCCGGCCGGAACCGGCAGTATGCTGCTAACAAAAAGCCCCTTCACAGGAAGGGGCCTTTCACAAGAAACCTGTAGTACCACTTACGGCATCTTGCATCCCATTCGGACGCTTGCCGGAAGATGGTAGCGGGGACCGGATTTGAACCGATGACCTTCGGGTTATGAGCCCGACGAGCTACCAGACTGCTCCACCCCGCAACATTCCAGGTCGGCGATTGTAGGCGCGATACAGGCCTAAGTCAAGCCGGCGCCTACATTCTTCCTGGTGCCAATCCTGCTTCTGACGACTCGCGACCCCATTGGGACCGCAGCGTTTCAGATGGTGCCGAAGGCGGGACTTGAACCCGCACGACCATAAGGTCACTACCCCCTCAAGATAGCGTGTCTACCAATTCCACCACTTCGGCTTGTTTGACTGCCGGAACCGCGACTCAGCCGTCGCTTTCCTCCAGCACTGGCGCGGTATTATCCACGTCATTGGCGTCGTCGTCAAGCGTCGGCAACCCGCGCTGCTGCTCGATCAGGCGCGAGTCGGGAATGCCCGCTTCAGGTGCCTGGCCCGCCTGGCTGGCAAAATAGGCCAGGGTCAGCGAGGTGGCGAAGAAAGCTGCCGCGAGTAACGCAGTGGTACGCGACAGGAAACTGCCTGAGCCGCGCGAGCCGAACACGGTCTGCGAGGCGCCACCACCGAAGGCGGCGCCGGCTTCGGCACCCTTGCCCTGCTGTAGCAGGATGAGAACGACCAGGGCGATGGCGATCGCCACGTGGATCATGAGAATGGCAACTTGCATGGGTTCAACCTGCTGACTGACAAATGGCTAGGAAATCGTCGACCTTGAGCGAAGCGCCGCCCACCAGGCCGCCGTCGATGTCGGGCTGAGCCAACAGCTCAGCCGCGTTGCCGGCGTTCATGCTGCCGCCGTACAGCAGGCGCAGGCCTGCCGCGAGTTCACGGTCGAAGCCGGCCTGGTATTCCCGGATGGCGGCCATGACCTCCTGAGCCTGCCCCGGCGAAGCGGTGCGCCCGGTCCCGATGGCCCAGACCGGTTCGTAGGCAATGATCACACGCTCGCGCTGACCGGGTTCCAGGCGCGCCATCACGTAGCCCACCTGGCGTAGCACGACTTCCAGGGTCTTGCCCGCGTCACGCTCCTCGAGGGTCTCGCCGACGCACAGGATCGGCGTGATATCGGCGTTCAGCGCCGCCAGCAGCCGATCATGCACGGCCTCGTCGTCTTCGCGGTAGAGCTGGCGGCGCTCGGAATGACCCGCCAGAGCGTATTCGACGCCGAACTCCTTGAGCATTCGACCGCTCACCTCGCCGGTACGGGCACCGGAGTGGAGCGGATTCAATGTCTGAGCACCCAGCCGCAGCGCAGTGCCGTCGAAGGCGCGTCGCGCCGCATCCAGGTAGGGAAAGGGCGGCAGGATGACCAAGTCCAGCGGCGCCGGGAGCGTCGCTTCGGCAAAGGCACGGCCGAACTCTTCGACCAGCGCGGCCGAACCGTTCATCTTCCAGTTCCCGGCGATCAGCGGCGTTCGCATTCGGCGTCCTCTTTCAAAGTGGAGCGAAATGGTATAGGAGGTGCCAGGCCAAGACAACCGTCGCAGCGGATGTCAACCCAACTCGTTCTCGACCTGTGAGGCCAGGCGGCTCGCCAACCCTTCGACATCGAGGTGCGCCCGACCTTCGACCATCACACGAATCAGCGGTTCGGTGCCGGACGGGCGCAGCAGCACGCGGCCCTCGGCGCCCAGCTCCGCCTCCACGCCGGCCACTGCCTCCTGAACGGCCGGACTCGCCATCAGCGCCTTGGCATCGCTGCCCGGCGTCAGACGCACGTTGACCAGCACCTGGGGTACCTTCTCCAGCCCGGCCAGCAAGGTCTGGAGCGGCTTGCCCTCGCTGACCATGAGTGCCAGGACCTGCAGCGCCGACACGATACCGTCACCGGTGCTCTGCACGTCGGCACAGACGATATGACCGGAGGATTCGCCGCCGAGCTGCCAACCGTTGGCGGCCAATCGCTCCACCACATAGCGGTCGCCCACCTTGGCGCGCTCGAAGGGAATGCCCATCTCCTCGAGCGCCATGGCCAGCCCGAAATTGGTCATCAGGGTACCGACCACGCCGCCGATCAGTTGGCCGCGCTCGTGACGGTCGCGGGCGATCAGGTAGAGGATGTCGTCGCCGTCGATCTCGCGCCCGTTGGCATCGACCATCAGCACCCGATCACCGTCACCGTCGAAGGCGATGCCCAGATCGGCGCTTTGCTGGATCACCGCGGCGCGCAGCGTGGCCGGCGAGGTGGAGCCGACGTCGCGATTGATGTTGAGGCCGTCGGGGGTGGCCCCGACCAGACTGACTTCGGCGCCGAGTTCGCGAAACACGCTGGGAGCGATGTGGTAAGTGGCGCCGTGGGCGCAGTCAAGCACCATGCGCAGCCCGTGCAGGCTGACGCGATTGGGGATGGTCGACTTGCAGAATTCGATGTAGCGGCCTGCGGCATCGTCGATACGCATCGCCTTGCCCAGCTTGCCCGCCGCCACCGTGGTCAACGGTTCATCGAGCATTGCTTCGATGCGCTCTTCGATCGCATCGGCGAGCTTGGTCCCTTCACTGGAGAAGAACTTGATGCCGTTGTCGGCAAAGGGGTTGTGCGAGGCCGAGATGACGATCCCGGCATCGGCGCGGAAGGTCCGCGTCAGGTAGGCGATACCCGGCGTGGGCATCGGCCCCAGCAGCGCCACGTCGACGCCGGCCGCCGATAGCCCCGCCTCGAGCGCCGATTCGAACATGTAGCCCGAGATGCGCGTGTCCTTGCCGATCAATACCCTCGAGCGACCCGACTCACGCGCCAGCACCCGACCCATGGCCCAGCCCAGCTTGAGCATGAAGTCCGGGGTGATGGGGTACTCGCCGACCGTTCCGCGTATGCCATCCGTACCGAAGTATTTTCTAGTCATTCTCGCAGCCTTCCCTTAGCACGGCCCAGGTCATGTTCACGGCGTCCATGGTCGGGCCAACGTCATGGACGCGAAGAATGCGGGCACCCCGCTCGACCGCCAGCGACGCCAGCGCCAGACCGCCGGGCAGGCGCTCCTCCACCGGTCGCCCCAGCACCTTGCCGATCAAGCTCTTGCGCGACAGCCCCACCAGCAGCGGCAGGTTCAGGCGGGACAAGCGATCCATGCGCTTGAGCAGGCGCAGGTTATGCTCGACGGTCTTGCCGAAACCGAAGCCGGGGTCGAGCAACAGGCGCTCGCTGCGCAGCCCGGCGGCCTCGCAGGCCGCCACGCGCGCTTCGAGAAAGCCGATGACCGCCTCTTCGATGGGGGCATCATAACGGGGCGCCTGCTGCATGTCCTGCGGCTCGCCCTGCATGTGCATCAGGCACACCGGCAGGCCGGTGCCCAGTGCCGCTTCCAATGCTCCCTCGCGCGTGAGGGCGCGCACGTCGTTGATCATGCCGGCGCCCAGCGCTGCGGCTTGACGCATCACCTCGGGATTGCTGGTATCCACCGACACCAGCGCATCGAGTTCGCAGACCAGCCGCTCGACCACCGGCGCCACCCGGTCCAGCTCCTGCTGCGTCGTGACCGCCTGGGCTCCCGGGCGGGTCGATTCTCCACCCACGTCGACGATCGCCGCCCCCTCGGCCAGCATGCGCTCGGCATGGCGCAGCGCGTCGTCGATGGCGACATGGCGACCGCCATCGGAGAAAGAGTCGGGAGTGACGTTGAGTATGCCCATGACCCGGGGGTAGGAGAGGTCGAGGCGATGCCGCCCACAGGGCAGCCAGGTCGGCGAGGGGGTGTCGGTCATGTCATGGATCCTATGGCACGGGCCTGGACACGGGAGCACACGGCAAAGGCGCCCCGATGGGGCGCCTGGCTTCATGCCGGATCGTCACGACCCGGCTGGACCGCCCAGCGGGTCGGAGGGACGGCGGCGCGGCTCCTCGTCTTCATCCTCGTCACCACGATCGCCATCGCCGTCGGTCGGTTCCTGAACGGGCTCGTCGGCGCCCTTGGGCTCGGCCTCGCCGGTAACGGGAGCGCCGCTGCCGGAGTCACCGTCTTCCCAGTCCTTGGGCGGCCGCGGCTTGCGGCCTTCCATGATGTCGCGAAGCTGATCGGCATCGATGGTCTCGTACTGCATCAGCGCCTCGGCCATGGCATCGAGCTTGTCGCGGTTCTCCTCGAGGATCTGCTGCGCCTTGGCGTAGCACTCGTCGATGATCTTGCGTACTTCCTTGTCGAGGCGGGTGGTGGTTTCGCCGGATTTGAGCTTGCCGCCGCTCTGACCCGGGCCGCCGAGGAACTGGTGCGACTCGTCCTCGTCGTACATGATCGGCCCCATCTCCTCGGAGAGGCCCCACTTGGCGACCATGTTGTGGGCCAGCTCGGTGGCGCGCTTGATGTCGTTGGAGGCCCCGGTAGTGACGCCATTCGGCCCCAGTGTCATCTCCTCGGCGATGCGTCCGCCGAACAGCGAGCAGATCTGGCTGATGATCTGCTGGCGCGACAGGCTGTAGCGATCGGCCTCGGGCAGGAACATGGTCACGCCCAGGGCGCGGCCACGCGGGATGATGGTGACCTTGTAGACCGGGTCGTGTTCCGGCATCACCAGGCCGATGATGGCGTGGCCCGACTCGTGATAGGCGGTGTTGAGCTTCTCCTTGTCGGTCATGACCATGGAGCGGCGCTCGGCGCCCATCATGATCTTGTCCTTGGCCAGCTCCAGCTCCTCCATGCCGACCAGGCGCTTGTTGCGCCGCGCGGCGAACAGCGCCCCCTCGTTGACCAGATTGGCCAGGTCGGCGCCGGAGAAGCCCGGCGTGCCGCGCGCTATCAGCGACGGCTTGACGTCATCGGCCAGCGGGACCTTGCGCAGGTGCACGTTGAGGATGTGCTCGCGACCGCGGATATCGGGCAGCGGCACCACCACCTGGCGGTCGAAGCGGCCCGGGCGCAGCAGCGCCGGATCAAGCACGTCGGGACGGTTGGTGGCGGCGATGACGATGATGCCTTCGTTGGCCTCGAAGCCGTCCATCTCCACCAGCAGTTGGTTCAAGGTCTGCTCACGCTCGTCGTTGCCGCCGCCCATACCTGCACCGCGCGAACGACCCACGGCGTCGATCTCGTCGATGAAGATGATACAGGGCGCCTGCTTCTTGGCCTGTTCAAACATGTCGCGCACGCGGGAAGCGCCCACGCCGACGAACATCTCGACGAAGTCGGAACCGGAAATCGAGAAGAACGGCACCTTGGCCTCGCCGGCGATGGACTTCGCCAGCAGCGTCTTGCCCGTGCCCGGCGGGCCCACCATCAGTACGCCGCGGGGTATGGTGCCGCCCAGGCGCTGGAACTTGGAGGGGTCGCGCAGGAAGTCGACCAGTTCCTCGACCTCCTCCTTGGCCTCGTCACAGCCGGCCACGTCGGCGAAAGTGGTCTTGATTTGGTCCTGGGAGAGCAGCTTGGCCTTCGACTTGCCGAAGCTCATCGGCCCACCCTTGCCACCGGCGCCGCCCTGCATCTGCCGCATGAAGAACATGAAGATGGCGAGAATCAGCAGGATCGGGAAACTGGCGATCAGCAGGCGCGTCCACAGGCTCTGCTGCTGCGGCTCGCGGCCGATGACGGTCACGTTGTTGGAGAGCAGGTCATCCATCAGCTTGGGGTCTTCCGCCGCCGGCCGGATGGTCTGGAACTGCGAACCGTCGGCACGCTCACCATTGATGGTGTAGCCATCGATGGTCACGCTGCGGATCTGCTGGTTCTGCACCTGCTGGACGAACTGCGAGTAGTTCATCGTCTGCGGCGTGCCATCGACGGAAAAGTTGTTGAACACCGTCAGCAGCACTGCCGCGATGACCAACCACAGGATCAGGTTCTTCGCCATATCGTTCAAGGGACCACCCTCATTGCAAGCATCTCTCGGCCATAACGCCTGGCATTATTGACCACAGGCGGGCATGGCATGTTCCACCCCGACCTTCCTGGCCCCACTGTGACACAGTTGGGCCGCGCTGTCCGGTCATTGCACCGTTAGTCTGTCGCTATCAGGACCAGTCTGGCTGGTCGGGAAATGCCGAGCCGATGAAACCGACTCAGCCACGGAAACCATCCGCCAGCAGGTAGACTTCGCGCGAACGGGCGCGAGAGGCTTCCGGCTTGCGTGTCACCACCTTGGAAAAGCTGTCGCGCAGCTCCTTCAGGTAGGCATCGAAACCCTCGCCCTGGAACACCTTGGCCAGGAATCGGCCACCGGGACGCAGGGTCTGGCGCGCCAGGTCCAGGGCCAGCTCCACCAGGTACATCGCCTGGGGCTGGTCGATGGCGCTCATGCCACTCATATTGGGGGCCATGTCGGACATCACAAGGTCTACCGGCCGACCGTCCAGCACAGCGAGGATCGCCTCGAGCACGGCCTCCTCGGTGAAGTCGCCCTGGATGAATTCGACGCCGGCCAGGGCGTCCATCTCGAGGATATCGGAAGCGATCACCATGCCCCGATCGCCGACCTTGTCCGCCGCCACCTGGCTCCACCCGCCGGGCGCCGCCCCCAGATCGATCACCGTCATGCCCGGCTTGAACAGGCGATCCTTCTCGTCGAGCGCAAGCAGCTTGTAGCTGGCGCGACTGCGATAACCGTCCTGCCAGCTCTGCTGCACGAAACGATCATCGAAGTGCTCCCTGAGCCAGGAGGCCGAACTCTTGCTGGCAGCCTGCTTGCCACCGCGGGGCGAGGAAGTGGATCGGACCACACGATCACCTTGACTGAAGATTCCGAACGTTGCGTAGGCACGCCGGCCCGGTTCGGTATGACGCGGAGCTGGCCGAGGCCGAACTCAGGCCTCGCCATGCTTTCACCGGCGCGCATTTCACCGTACCATGGCAGGTTACGCGCAACCGGGAAGACGCAAGATACCATGAGCTTGTCACAGGCACAAAAGAAAGCATTCCGCAGCATCGGTCACCATCTCAACCCGGTGGTAACGGTGTCGGAGAACGGTGTTTCCGAGGGCGTGCTGGCCGAACTCGACCGGGCGCTGGCCGACCACGAGCTGATCAAGGTGAAGCTGGCCCTGCCGGAGCGCGACGACCGCACCGCCATGCTCGAGGAACTGCTGGCCGCCAGCGGTGCCGAGCGCGTGCAGACCATCGGCAAGATGGCGCTGCTCTACCGCAGGAACCCCCAGGCCAACCCGAAGCTGTCCAACGTCAAGCGCTTCGAGGGGCACCACGG
Proteins encoded in this window:
- the nusA gene encoding transcription termination factor NusA, translating into MSKEILTVVDAISNEKGVPRQVIFEAVEAALASASRKRFEGHEVSVRVHIDRQTGDYETFRRWEVVEDDEFENPDAEIKQSFAERRDPPLTLGDVVEEQIENAAFGRIAAQTAKQVIVQKVREAERAEVVRQYAEREGELVAGIVKKTTRDGLIIDLGDNAEAFLPRSEMIPGERYRMNDRVRALLTKVDAEARGAQLILSRTCPELIIELFKIEVPEIAEQLIEIKGAARDPGSRAKIAVKTNDRRIDPVGACVGMRGSRVQAVSSELQNERVDIILWDDNPAQLVINAMAPADVGSILVDEDAHAMDVAVAEDNLAQAIGRSGQNVRLASELTGWRINVMTEDEAEDKREQEIDSLVEHFIQHLEIEDDLARLLVEEGFTTLEEIAYVPLEEILEIEELDEELVEELRARAKDELLTLAIASEEALDGAQPADDLLEMDGMERHLAFILASRGIVTMEDLAEQSVDDLMDIEGMDEERAAALIMTARAPWFENEQ
- the rimP gene encoding ribosome maturation factor RimP, giving the protein MALKDAALYALIEPVVTAMGFELWGIDYRPQGKHSRLVIYIDHADGVSVDHCADVSRQVSAVLDVEDPIPGEYRLEVSSPGMDRPLFTLDQFARFAGHQVALKLRVPFDGRRKFQGLLAGVEEDEVLLQLDGEEYCFPIESIDQARVVPRFED
- the secG gene encoding preprotein translocase subunit SecG; the encoded protein is MQVAILMIHVAIAIALVVLILLQQGKGAEAGAAFGGGASQTVFGSRGSGSFLSRTTALLAAAFFATSLTLAYFASQAGQAPEAGIPDSRLIEQQRGLPTLDDDANDVDNTAPVLEESDG
- the tpiA gene encoding triose-phosphate isomerase, coding for MRTPLIAGNWKMNGSAALVEEFGRAFAEATLPAPLDLVILPPFPYLDAARRAFDGTALRLGAQTLNPLHSGARTGEVSGRMLKEFGVEYALAGHSERRQLYREDDEAVHDRLLAALNADITPILCVGETLEERDAGKTLEVVLRQVGYVMARLEPGQRERVIIAYEPVWAIGTGRTASPGQAQEVMAAIREYQAGFDRELAAGLRLLYGGSMNAGNAAELLAQPDIDGGLVGGASLKVDDFLAICQSAG
- the glmM gene encoding phosphoglucosamine mutase; this encodes MTRKYFGTDGIRGTVGEYPITPDFMLKLGWAMGRVLARESGRSRVLIGKDTRISGYMFESALEAGLSAAGVDVALLGPMPTPGIAYLTRTFRADAGIVISASHNPFADNGIKFFSSEGTKLADAIEERIEAMLDEPLTTVAAGKLGKAMRIDDAAGRYIEFCKSTIPNRVSLHGLRMVLDCAHGATYHIAPSVFRELGAEVSLVGATPDGLNINRDVGSTSPATLRAAVIQQSADLGIAFDGDGDRVLMVDANGREIDGDDILYLIARDRHERGQLIGGVVGTLMTNFGLAMALEEMGIPFERAKVGDRYVVERLAANGWQLGGESSGHIVCADVQSTGDGIVSALQVLALMVSEGKPLQTLLAGLEKVPQVLVNVRLTPGSDAKALMASPAVQEAVAGVEAELGAEGRVLLRPSGTEPLIRVMVEGRAHLDVEGLASRLASQVENELG
- the folP gene encoding dihydropteroate synthase; this translates as MGILNVTPDSFSDGGRHVAIDDALRHAERMLAEGAAIVDVGGESTRPGAQAVTTQQELDRVAPVVERLVCELDALVSVDTSNPEVMRQAAALGAGMINDVRALTREGALEAALGTGLPVCLMHMQGEPQDMQQAPRYDAPIEEAVIGFLEARVAACEAAGLRSERLLLDPGFGFGKTVEHNLRLLKRMDRLSRLNLPLLVGLSRKSLIGKVLGRPVEERLPGGLALASLAVERGARILRVHDVGPTMDAVNMTWAVLREGCEND
- the ftsH gene encoding ATP-dependent zinc metalloprotease FtsH, with the translated sequence MNDMAKNLILWLVIAAVLLTVFNNFSVDGTPQTMNYSQFVQQVQNQQIRSVTIDGYTINGERADGSQFQTIRPAAEDPKLMDDLLSNNVTVIGREPQQQSLWTRLLIASFPILLILAIFMFFMRQMQGGAGGKGGPMSFGKSKAKLLSQDQIKTTFADVAGCDEAKEEVEELVDFLRDPSKFQRLGGTIPRGVLMVGPPGTGKTLLAKSIAGEAKVPFFSISGSDFVEMFVGVGASRVRDMFEQAKKQAPCIIFIDEIDAVGRSRGAGMGGGNDEREQTLNQLLVEMDGFEANEGIIVIAATNRPDVLDPALLRPGRFDRQVVVPLPDIRGREHILNVHLRKVPLADDVKPSLIARGTPGFSGADLANLVNEGALFAARRNKRLVGMEELELAKDKIMMGAERRSMVMTDKEKLNTAYHESGHAIIGLVMPEHDPVYKVTIIPRGRALGVTMFLPEADRYSLSRQQIISQICSLFGGRIAEEMTLGPNGVTTGASNDIKRATELAHNMVAKWGLSEEMGPIMYDEDESHQFLGGPGQSGGKLKSGETTTRLDKEVRKIIDECYAKAQQILEENRDKLDAMAEALMQYETIDADQLRDIMEGRKPRPPKDWEDGDSGSGAPVTGEAEPKGADEPVQEPTDGDGDRGDEDEDEEPRRRPSDPLGGPAGS
- the rlmE gene encoding 23S rRNA (uridine(2552)-2'-O)-methyltransferase RlmE, coding for MVRSTSSPRGGKQAASKSSASWLREHFDDRFVQQSWQDGYRSRASYKLLALDEKDRLFKPGMTVIDLGAAPGGWSQVAADKVGDRGMVIASDILEMDALAGVEFIQGDFTEEAVLEAILAVLDGRPVDLVMSDMAPNMSGMSAIDQPQAMYLVELALDLARQTLRPGGRFLAKVFQGEGFDAYLKELRDSFSKVVTRKPEASRARSREVYLLADGFRG
- the yhbY gene encoding ribosome assembly RNA-binding protein YhbY is translated as MSLSQAQKKAFRSIGHHLNPVVTVSENGVSEGVLAELDRALADHELIKVKLALPERDDRTAMLEELLAASGAERVQTIGKMALLYRRNPQANPKLSNVKRFEGHHGRH